In Vibrio sp. FE10, the following are encoded in one genomic region:
- the trxA gene encoding thioredoxin TrxA, which produces MSDKILQLTDDGFDNDVINAAGPVLVDFWAEWCGPCKMIAPILDEIADEYQGKLTIGKLNIDQNAGTPPKFGIRGIPTLLLFKDGGVAATKVGALSKTQLKEFLDANL; this is translated from the coding sequence ATGAGTGATAAGATTTTGCAGCTAACTGATGACGGTTTTGATAACGATGTGATCAACGCTGCAGGCCCGGTTCTTGTTGATTTTTGGGCAGAATGGTGTGGTCCATGTAAAATGATTGCTCCGATTCTTGATGAAATCGCAGACGAGTACCAAGGCAAACTCACTATCGGTAAATTAAATATCGACCAGAATGCTGGAACTCCACCAAAGTTTGGTATTCGTGGTATTCCAACGCTACTTCTTTTCAAAGATGGCGGCGTAGCAGCAACTAAAGTTGGTGCATTGTCTAAAACTCAACTTAAAGAGTTCCTAGACGCTAACCTTTAA